The genomic stretch CCGCAGCTGGGGAACGGCGACGAAGCCCTGCGGGCACGCACCGGTGTTCTTGTCGGCGAACGCCAGGTGCTTGCGGTGGTTCTCACTGTCGGTGTTCTTGCCGTCCCAGCATCCGGGGAAGTCCTGCACCCGCTGCACCCGACTGTTCGGGGGGCACACGGGGTACTTGTCGGAGAGACGGTCGCCGAAGCCGGAACAGGTCCAGGTGGCGCGGGCGTTGGCCGGGCCGCGGCTGGTGGGTTTGGCGTCGCCGGTCAGCGCGCGCAGGAACTTCGGCATGGGCACGACCTTGCTCGTCGCGTTCCCGCGGTACTCGATCAGCACCTTGGCCGGGCGGACGATGCCGCCGGTGTTGTTGGGCAGTTCGAGGTTGGCTCCTTGCGGGTCGGGCAGCGCGCCGCCGCTCGGTCCGGGCGTGCCGCCGCCGTCCTGACCGCCGCCGTCCTGACCGCCGCCGTTCTGACCGCCGCCGTCCTGACCGCCGCCGCTCTGACCGCCGCCGTTCTGACCGCCGCCGTTGTGGCTTGCCCCGTCGGTGGTGCAGCCGGCGAACGGGCTCAGGTCCGGTGGTCGCTGACCGGTGCGGCCGATCGCGATCGCGATCCGGTCGAGAACTGCGCTCCGCTTGGCCTTCAGCGGGCCGAGGACGGCGTTGTCCACGAAGCCGGGCCCGCCCTGCCCACGGGTCGTGACCAGCCGCTCGTTGGCCTCCGAGATCTGCCGGTCCAGTTCGGCGAGGTTCCGGTCGACCTCGTCCAGTGCCTGCCGCGGCACGCCCGGCAGTTTGTCCCGGACACCTGGGCACCGCACCACCGGGTTGGCCGATCCGGTCTTGGCGGAAGCCGTGTGGCTGCCGCCCATCATGGCGTGGAGCCCGTCGTAGCTGACGTCGCACTCCGTCAACGACACTGCGCCGGCGGGCCGTCGGCCACCGGCCGCGCGAATGCTGTCGCCGATCTCCGTCAGCACGGCCGCCCGGCGGATCCGTAGCCCCTGCAGCACGTCGTTGTTGAGCCGGACGTTCGCCCCGCGCGACGCCAGCACACGCCGGCCCGCCGTCACAGTCAACTGGTCCAGATCGGCCAGCAACCGGTCGACGTTCGCCTTGGCGGCAGCGGGGACAGCCGGCAGCCGGTCCCGGACCGACGGGCAGACCACTGTTCCGGACGTGGCGGCAAGTGCCTGCTGGACCGACGTGTCGCCGGAGTGCACCGTACGGTCGATGCGTACCACCGGCCAGAAGTAGGAGGATTTGTCCCCGTTGCGGCAGGTGGTGCCCGACGCCTCGAGGTCGGCGTCGGACGAGTTCGCGGTGATGGCCAGGTTGCCGACGAAATCGTGGAGGTGCTCGGCGCCGTTCTTGATGCCGGGCTGAGCCACCGGGTTGTCGGGGCTGAACTTGCCGTTGCCGTTCGTCCCGCAGTTCACGATGAACCGGCCACGGGCGGCGCCGGGACCCGGCCGCGGCACGACAACGTTGGCCGCCACCCGCTCGATGGGCACGAACTGCGAGAGACTGGTGGCCGCGTCCGCGGTGCCGTTGCCGCCGCCGGACACAAAGGTGGCGGTCAGCACCCCGGTCGCGGCCAGAGCCGTGCTCGCCGCGAGAATCCGTACCGTTGTCGATCTTTTCGGCGCCGGCCGCCGATACCGAGCCTTCATGAGCTTGCTCCCATCAAAGAACGTCAATAAGTGGTTACGGGCCGGCTGGGCTACCAGGCGACAATGCCCTCCATGCCGTTGCCGTTGCTGAACACGGGCAGCCCTTTGTCCAGCGTGGACACCAGCCTCAGGGCGCCGTCGTCGCCGACCCGGAAACCCTCGACGGTTCCGGCCAGCGTGTTCTGCACGTAAAGCAGCTTCCCGTCGGCGGTGGCCGCGAGATCGATCGGACCCGCTCCTGGCGCCCGGGCAGCGTCCATGCCGGCCCGGGCGACCTCCTCGAGCGCTGCCTGGCCACCGGCGGGGGCGATCACGCCGTCCTCACCGCCGATCGACACCCGCCCGCCGGCATCGACGGAATAGACGCTGATCGTCGAGCTGCCCGGATTTGTGCCGTAGAAGAACCTGCCGGCGCGAGCAATCCAGCACAGCACCTGCTGACCCGACTCGACCGACCGAGTGATGACCTTGAGCCTGCCGTTGCGCTGCAGCGCGTACGAGGTGACGCCCGACTTGGCCGCCTCGGTGACCAGCAGGTGACCGCGTTCGTCGAAGACGAAGGAGAACGGGACGTCGCCGGCCGACCGGGTCGACACCGCCCGCGACGACAAGCGGCCGTGCCCGTCGACGGCGAACACCTCGATCGTGTTGGCGCTCTTGGTCGTGACCAGCAGCTGCTTGCCGTCCGGACTGAAGCCGACCTGCGGCGGCGAGTCGGTGAACAGCGGAACAGCGTCGTTGACGACGCCGAGTTCCCGGGTGGAGCGGCTGATCGGGCGCAGGCCGTTCGGGGTCATCCGGAAGCCGGTCACGTTGGTCCGGCCGCCCGCGTTGAGCACGTACACGGTCCGGCCGGACACCGCGATGCTTGTCGGGAACTCACCGCCGGAGGGCACGGTGCGCGGATCCGTGAGCCGGTCCCCGCGCACCTGGAACGTGGTGACCGAATTGCTGCCCGCGTTGACCACGAGCATCATCCGATGGGCCCGGTCGAAGACCAGGGAATCCTGTGACGCCAGCGGATCGAACGGGTTGTCCTTCTGCGCCCCGCCCCGGCCCCCGGTCCGGTACTCGCCGGCCGGGCTGAGCTTCCCGCTCGCGGCCCGGCGGAAGGCAAGCACCGCATTGTGCCGCGGGTTGTTCGACTGCACGAACACCATTCCGGCGCTCGCTTCCCCGGGCGGCCCGCCGTGTCCCGGCCGCCGTCCGGGGTTCTCATGAGCGGACGCGATGCCGGTGGAAACAGCACCACCGGTGATCAGAACGGCGACAGCGCACAGAACACCGGTTCTCCTACGCATACGTACCTCCAGCGCCTCGACATTGGTCGCTGGGCAGTACGGCGTTTCTCGTGACCATCGCTCAAGCCGCGGGACACCGGTAAGCATTCGGTAATCTCCGGGCCCGAGGAGCACACGAAGAGGTGCTGACCGGCCTCCGGGGCGAATTTGCCGCCAGACGTGTCAACTGCGAGGAGGAGCCGAGCGGTCAGGCGGTGAGCTGGCTCCACGACCACACAGCGGCGTACGCAACCCCGCCGAACAGCACGATGGCGAACAGCCCGAAGAGGGCGGGCCAGGCCCAGGCGACGGGTTCCCGGTCGTTCGGTGCGACGGTCACGATCACTCCCAAGGGTCGTCTTTGCCGGACTCCCTTGATTCTTCGGTCCGGCGCCCTTCCCCACATCCGCACACGGTCAGATCCCGGCCCGCGCCGTATACGACCAAGGTCGTACACGGCCTCGTCAGCCCAGCCGCCTCTTCCCAGCCTATGGGAGCGCTCCCATACCGTGACCAGGACATTGACGTACGTCGTTGCCTTGGGCCTGCCGAGTCCTTAACCTGCGGGAACTCCCCATCCCACTGCTCCCCCAAGGAGAGCCATGTCTCCCCACCGCTTCACCGCGCCGACGTGGTCACTGTTCCGAATGGTCGTCGGCCTCCTCTTCCTGTGCCACGGACTCGCCTCGGTCTTCGGGGTGCTCGGCGGCAACCGCGGCTCCGGTCAGGCGATCGAGCCGGGCACCTGGCCGAGCTGGTACGCCGGAGTTATCCAGCTGGTGTGCGGCGCCCTGGTCCTCGCCGGACTCGCCACCCGGCCCGCGGCGGTCCTCGCCTCCGGCTCGATGGCGTACGCCTACTTCGTCGTCCACCAGCCACAGGCCCTGATGCCGATCCAGAACGGCGGTGTCACGTCGGCGCTCTACGCCTGGGCCTTCCTGATGATCGCGGTGGCGGGCGCCGGCCCGTGGTCGCTCGACGCCCTCATCGCCCGGCGCCGCGACGTTCCCGCCACCGCGGCGGACGCTCGCGATCTCCAGACCAGCCGCCCCTGACACCTCATGATCCCTGCGAAGGAGCAACCATGCGCCACCTCGTCACCGCTGCCGCCGCGGCCCTGATGCTCGGCGTCGTGGCGGGCAGCGCCCCGGCCGGCGCGGCGAGCGCCGGTCATGGCGGAACCTGCGCCCGTGACCTGCTCTTCTGCGAAGACTTCCAACGACTCCCGACGGGCGGCCCCAGCACCCTGAAATGGGGCGTCGACACGCGCAACGGCACGCTCAACGTCGAGCGAGCCCGGCGCGGGAACCAGGTGCTGCACGTGCACACCGTCGACAACGGGCGAGCCTTCCTCCGGGTCGACGACCTCTCCGTGCCGGGCAGTCGCCTCTACGGCCGGATGCGGCTGCGCGTCGACGCGTTCCCCACCGCCCCGGACTGGGCGCATTTCACGCTCGTCGAGGCCACCGGCAGCGGCAGCGCCGAGGTCGTCCGCCCGATCGGCGGCCAGTACGCGCCAACGGTCCCCGGCACCTTCTGGGGCGTGGGGGCCGACGGCGGGCCCACCGGCGACTGGACCAACTGGCGCGAGTCGGCGCCGGTCGCCGAGGACACGTGGCAGTGCTTCGAGTGGTCGCTCGACCGGAACGGCAACCGCGTCGCGGTGTGGATCAACGGCGTGGCGAATCCGGAGCTGACCGCCTCGACCAGCGAGCACGGCGGCAACGACGTGCCGTTCGTGCTGCCGGCCGTCGACACCGTCAAGATCGGCTGGCAGCTGTATCAGAGCGGCACCACACCGGCCGCGTTCGACCTGTGGATCGACGACGTCGCCCTGGGCGCCCGACGGCTGGGCTGCTGAGCGCCTCAACCACCGCCGTGGCACTTGCCGGGGCCGGACGCCACGCCCGACCCCGGCCCCACCGGCACAGCCTGATCTCCCTGGCACCCGGCAACTGAGCAGCTCAGCGCCCGAACCCGGCCGCGACGGTACAGCCTGCTGCACCCCGAGGTGGCCCGCTGGCGGGATCGTCCGGCGGGCCGTGACCTCATAGCGTTGCAGGCATGAGCGATTCCTCCCGCGTCCTCGCGGCATCCGAACCCGGCGCCACCCCTGCGCGAACCGGCGCGTTCCGCCCCGTCCTGTGGCTCCTGCTGATCGTCAGCATCGCGGCGAACGCGATCAGCAACGTCATGGGGCTCAACCCGGCCGTCGGCATCGCGTCCGGCGTGCTCGCGCTCGGCTGCGCGACCACCCTGATCACCGATCACCGCCGGCGCCGGCAGTCCTGATCCGGTCCCGAACCCTCCAGGCCCCGGACGCGTGCTCGCCGTCCGGTCCGGCGCCGGATCCCCCAACGAGCTGCGTCGCTACGCATCCGACCGCCGGCGCGAAGCTCAGACTGGGCGGATCGTCGTCGGGACAACCGCCTCGGCTCCTCGACGGTGATGACGGTCTTGCCCGGCAGCTTCTAGATGAACTCGCTGCGGTAGGTGTCGGCGAGCTCGGCCGCACGGCGGCGACGTGCGGCGAGCTCATCGGGTGACAGCTGCGGAGGCGGGGCGTCCTTGCCGGCGATCACGTCACCGATCCGCAGGAAGTACTCGTCCTGCCCCGCCGGCGTGCACATGCACAACATCCGCGCCGGCGCGCCGGACACGTTGCGGAAGTTGTGCGGCGCGTTCGCCGGCACGTTGATCGTCGTCCCCGCCCGTACCGTGTGCTTCTCACCCCGGAAGACGAACTCGACCTCGCCCTCGAGAACCGTGAACATCTCCTCGAAGTCATGCCGGTGCGGAGGCGGGCCGCCGCCGTCGGGCACCCGCATGTCGATCAGGCAGTACTTGCCGTCCGTCTGCTTGCCGCTGATCAACATCGCATACGTGTTGCCGACCAGCGAGAGGTAAGTGGTCGCGGGATCGTCGGGGTCGGCGACGGTCAGCGTACGGTTCGGGTCGTCGGCGGGAATCATCGCTGCGGCTCCTCGACGGTGAGGACGGTCTTGCCCGGCAGCTCACCCGCGGCGGCCTGGGCGTGCACCGTGGTCAGCTCGGCCAGGGGCACCCGCTGACCAACTTCGACGCGCAACTCCCCCGTGCTGACCCGCGCGGCCAGGTCGGCGAGCTGGTCGGCGTCGCTGCGGACGAACAGGTCGATTCCCCGTACGCCGCGCAGCTCGTCGGACGGCGCGGGCATCCAGACCGTCGTGTTGACCAGGGCGCCGCCGTCCCGGATCAGCGTCAGCAACGAGGCCAGCTGCTCCGGGGCGACCGGCGCCAGGTTGAGCACCAGGTCGACCGGCTCGGTCACCGCAGCGGTGTTGTCCCACACCTCGTCGGCGCCCTTGACGCGTTCCGCGCCGTGCGGCCCGGCCACCCCGATCACGTGAGCGCCGGCCTCCTTGGCCAGCTGAACGGTGTACCCGCCGACTGCTCCCCCGGCGCCGTTGACCAGCACCCGCTGCCCGGCGGTCAGCTTGCCGTGATCGAACAGCGCCTGCCACGCGGTCAGGCCCACCAGCGGCAGCGCCGCCGCGTCCGCCAGCGGAATGCCCTTCGGCGCCCCCGTCAAAATCTCAGCCGGCGCGATGACGTACTCCGCCGCCGCCCCCGTTCCAGCCATCGGCAGGAACCCGATGACCTCATCACCGACCGCGAAGTCCCGCACACCGTCCCCGAGCGCGTCAACCGTCCCGGCGACGTCGATGCCAGGGGTGTGCGGCAACTCGACCGGGATCGGCCCCTGCATGAAGCCCGCCCGAATGTTGCCGTCGACCCCGTTGAACGACGTCCCCGCCACGCGGACCCGCACCTGCCCCGCGCCGGGGGTGGGCTGCTCCACGTCCTCGTAACGCAGAACCTCGGGACCGCCGAACTCGTGAAACCGTACTGCCTTCATTGCCGAACCTGCTTCCGTGAGCACCGTCAAGGCACTCAACATCGCAGGATCCACCGCAGTCATCCTGGGCCGAGCTGGCCCACCCAGATGATCACCACCCGCTTGCAGCGTCCCAGGGCGCCACGGTCGAGTGTGCGGCGCCGGGTCACGTGCAGCCGGCCCGTCAGTCCACGGGCTGGTGGCGTACCCGGTCGCGGCCGGAGCGCTTGGCGTCGTACAGCGCCTGGTCGGCGGTGTCCAGCAGCCTCTGCACCTCGGGGTGCGCGTGTGCCGCCCCGGTTACTCCCACGCTGACCGTTACCCGCAGCGCGCCGGCCTCGGTCACGATCGGGGCGTCGCCGACAGCGGCGTGCAGCCGCCGGGCCACGATTTCGGCCTGCTGCGCCGACGCTCCGGTCAGCAGGACAGCGAACTCCTCACCACCGTAGCGGCAGATGATGTCGCCGGCGCGCAGGCAGCGCGACAGCCGATCGGCGACCTCCCGGATGACCTCGTCGCCCACACCATGCCCGTACGTGTCGTTGATCTTCTTGAAGAAGTCGATGTCGACCATTGCCGCCGCGATCGGCTGCGCGCCGCTTTCCCCCGCGCCGGTCGTGGCCGTCTCCATGAAGTGCCGCCGGTTGTACAGGCCGGTCAGCCCGTCGCGGGCGGCGAGTTCACCGACCTGCCGGAAGAGCCGGGCATTCTCGTACGCGGTGATGCCCTGCCCGGCCAGTGTCGCTGCGATCCGGGCCGTGCTGTCGCTGTACACGCCCGCCCGGGAACTGCCGATCAGCAGGACGGCGGCTTGCCTGCCCCGGCTCAGCAGGGGCAGCGCCATCCACGCCGCGGTCCCGGCGCCGAGGCGACCGGCGACCAGGTCGGGTTCCGCCCCGCACAACGGTTCGCTGAGGCGGAGCAGCCGCCGCACCGAGCCGGATTCCGCGAGCATGGCGCCGGCGTCGATCCCGCCCAGGGCCGACACCGAGCCGTTCTCGTCCTGGAGCAGCAGGGACCAGCTGTCGACCGGCGCCACCCGGCCGATCATGGCGATCATGCGGCGGAGGACTTCTTCCGGGTCGAGCGTGCCGCCGACCTCGACGATGGCCAGCCGGAGCGTCTCCGCGAGGTCGCGTTCGCGCTGAGCCGTTCGGATGTCCGCCTCCAGCTGCGCGGCGCGCGCGGTCTCGAAGGTGACCGCCACGTGGTGGG from Paractinoplanes brasiliensis encodes the following:
- a CDS encoding cupin domain-containing protein: MIPADDPNRTLTVADPDDPATTYLSLVGNTYAMLISGKQTDGKYCLIDMRVPDGGGPPPHRHDFEEMFTVLEGEVEFVFRGEKHTVRAGTTINVPANAPHNFRNVSGAPARMLCMCTPAGQDEYFLRIGDVIAGKDAPPPQLSPDELAARRRRAAELADTYRSEFI
- a CDS encoding NADP-dependent oxidoreductase, yielding MKAVRFHEFGGPEVLRYEDVEQPTPGAGQVRVRVAGTSFNGVDGNIRAGFMQGPIPVELPHTPGIDVAGTVDALGDGVRDFAVGDEVIGFLPMAGTGAAAEYVIAPAEILTGAPKGIPLADAAALPLVGLTAWQALFDHGKLTAGQRVLVNGAGGAVGGYTVQLAKEAGAHVIGVAGPHGAERVKGADEVWDNTAAVTEPVDLVLNLAPVAPEQLASLLTLIRDGGALVNTTVWMPAPSDELRGVRGIDLFVRSDADQLADLAARVSTGELRVEVGQRVPLAELTTVHAQAAAGELPGKTVLTVEEPQR
- a CDS encoding lactonase family protein; its protein translation is MRRRTGVLCAVAVLITGGAVSTGIASAHENPGRRPGHGGPPGEASAGMVFVQSNNPRHNAVLAFRRAASGKLSPAGEYRTGGRGGAQKDNPFDPLASQDSLVFDRAHRMMLVVNAGSNSVTTFQVRGDRLTDPRTVPSGGEFPTSIAVSGRTVYVLNAGGRTNVTGFRMTPNGLRPISRSTRELGVVNDAVPLFTDSPPQVGFSPDGKQLLVTTKSANTIEVFAVDGHGRLSSRAVSTRSAGDVPFSFVFDERGHLLVTEAAKSGVTSYALQRNGRLKVITRSVESGQQVLCWIARAGRFFYGTNPGSSTISVYSVDAGGRVSIGGEDGVIAPAGGQAALEEVARAGMDAARAPGAGPIDLAATADGKLLYVQNTLAGTVEGFRVGDDGALRLVSTLDKGLPVFSNGNGMEGIVAW
- a CDS encoding DUF1996 domain-containing protein; the protein is MKARYRRPAPKRSTTVRILAASTALAATGVLTATFVSGGGNGTADAATSLSQFVPIERVAANVVVPRPGPGAARGRFIVNCGTNGNGKFSPDNPVAQPGIKNGAEHLHDFVGNLAITANSSDADLEASGTTCRNGDKSSYFWPVVRIDRTVHSGDTSVQQALAATSGTVVCPSVRDRLPAVPAAAKANVDRLLADLDQLTVTAGRRVLASRGANVRLNNDVLQGLRIRRAAVLTEIGDSIRAAGGRRPAGAVSLTECDVSYDGLHAMMGGSHTASAKTGSANPVVRCPGVRDKLPGVPRQALDEVDRNLAELDRQISEANERLVTTRGQGGPGFVDNAVLGPLKAKRSAVLDRIAIAIGRTGQRPPDLSPFAGCTTDGASHNGGGQNGGGQSGGGQDGGGQNGGGQDGGGQDGGGTPGPSGGALPDPQGANLELPNNTGGIVRPAKVLIEYRGNATSKVVPMPKFLRALTGDAKPTSRGPANARATWTCSGFGDRLSDKYPVCPPNSRVQRVQDFPGCWDGKNTDSENHRKHLAFADKNTGACPQGFVAVPQLRITISYDIPRDVQLKGQYALDSFPEENHNPFSDHNDFVNVNSAGTMQRIATCINKGKNCV
- a CDS encoding DoxX family protein, whose protein sequence is MSPHRFTAPTWSLFRMVVGLLFLCHGLASVFGVLGGNRGSGQAIEPGTWPSWYAGVIQLVCGALVLAGLATRPAAVLASGSMAYAYFVVHQPQALMPIQNGGVTSALYAWAFLMIAVAGAGPWSLDALIARRRDVPATAADARDLQTSRP